In the genome of Pirellulales bacterium, one region contains:
- a CDS encoding glycosyltransferase family 2 protein, with translation MTTLFEILLTTMAASVLVPTTTLWLEVLCAAVKRSDPMGVAPGRPPIAVLIPAYNEAATITETLQSIMRQLTGADRILVVADNCSDDTAEIASAAGAEVITRTVPALRGKGYALDLGVRHLRERPPPIIVIIDSDCQVSPGSIDQLARRCAAAARPVQALYLMRAPQGAGLKMRIAEFAWIVKNRVRPLGLSALNLPCQLMGTGMAFPWECIGSANLATGHLVEDLKLGVELARTGRPPLFCEQALVTSYYPASEEGIHGQRRRWEHGHLGMIAKEAPLLLLKALRSLDIGLLAMSLDLAVPPLSLLSLLVTVTWLAAAVFAALTGLTFPLEIAILAIVLLVLSVMISWVRYGRGTLSLRDLASAPVYALWKLPLYVSFIVSRQLEWVRSKRD, from the coding sequence TTGACGACCTTATTTGAAATCCTGCTCACCACGATGGCAGCATCCGTCTTGGTGCCAACCACGACGCTTTGGCTGGAAGTGCTATGCGCGGCCGTAAAGCGCTCCGACCCGATGGGTGTGGCACCCGGGCGACCGCCGATTGCCGTGCTCATCCCGGCCTATAACGAGGCCGCTACGATCACCGAGACACTTCAGTCGATAATGCGGCAGCTAACGGGAGCCGATAGGATCCTGGTCGTCGCGGACAACTGCTCTGACGACACCGCCGAAATCGCCTCAGCGGCGGGAGCCGAAGTCATCACCCGTACAGTGCCGGCACTGCGGGGCAAGGGTTACGCGCTCGATTTGGGCGTACGCCACCTACGAGAGCGTCCGCCACCGATCATCGTCATCATCGATTCCGATTGCCAAGTCTCGCCGGGGTCGATTGACCAATTAGCCCGTCGTTGTGCCGCTGCCGCTCGACCGGTTCAGGCGCTATATCTGATGCGCGCACCTCAAGGCGCCGGGCTGAAGATGCGGATCGCCGAGTTCGCGTGGATCGTCAAGAATAGAGTGCGCCCCCTAGGCCTATCCGCGCTGAATTTGCCCTGCCAATTAATGGGCACCGGCATGGCATTTCCGTGGGAATGCATCGGCTCGGCCAACTTGGCCACCGGTCATCTGGTCGAAGATCTCAAGCTGGGCGTTGAGTTGGCCCGCACCGGTCGGCCCCCGCTGTTTTGTGAGCAGGCTCTCGTAACCAGTTACTACCCTGCCTCCGAGGAAGGCATTCACGGCCAACGCCGGCGGTGGGAACACGGCCATCTGGGAATGATTGCGAAGGAGGCACCCCTCCTCCTCCTGAAGGCTCTCAGGTCTCTCGACATCGGATTGCTAGCCATGTCGCTGGATCTGGCGGTGCCGCCCCTCAGCTTATTGAGCCTGCTCGTCACAGTGACGTGGCTGGCCGCCGCCGTGTTTGCGGCGCTTACGGGGCTGACATTTCCCCTTGAAATCGCGATCCTGGCGATTGTACTGCTGGTATTATCGGTGATGATCTCGTGGGTGCGCTACGGACGTGGCACGCTCTCTTTGCGCGATCTCGCATCGGCTCCCGTTTACGCCTTGTGGAAGCTTCCGTTATA